A single genomic interval of Rhododendron vialii isolate Sample 1 chromosome 3a, ASM3025357v1 harbors:
- the LOC131318722 gene encoding uncharacterized protein LOC131318722: MKARAASAASSTAVLTPPLLTFEHKRDAYGFAVRPQHVQRYREYANIYKEEEEERSDRWKNFLELHVESAQLPVNGFSSKEDDKTLPAKATEQEANLTSEKALAGDDLSGKKPISDGLTENIKDKDDLPAATVTKTHRVQLWSEIRPSLCVIEDMMSIRVKRSNEAKDEQDIGIGKPLPPVVEVISAKGVSEDESDEEFYDVERSDPIQDVSSSDNVTVPSPTAATVMAPSESLFPWKEELESLVRGGVPMALRGELWQAFVGAGARRVENYYQDLLGEENYSSDRMEQKSLKSHNSIEGSNTDSMSVPEKWKGQIEKDLPRTFPGHPALDEGGRNALRRLLTAYARHNPSVGYCQAMNFFAGLLLLLMPEENAFWTLMGILDDYFDGYYSEEMIESQVDQLVFEELVRERFPKLVNHLDYLGVQLAWVTGPWFLSIFMNMLPWESVLRVWDVLLFEGNRVMLFRTALALMELYGPALVTTKDAGDAVTLLQSLAGSTFDSSQLVLTASMGYHNVNEVRLQELRNNHRPAIRALIEERSKGLRALRDSQGLASKLYGFKRDPGTIIDTNKSDQLADTHTNGDISHAHSGCDNVDGFVMGMADDVDIDSVPDFQEQVVWLKVELCKLLEEKRSAVLRAEELETALMEMVKQDNRRQLSAKVEQLEQEVAELRQAFADKQEQENVMLQVLMRVEQEQKVTEDARRFAEQDAAAQRYAAQVLQEKYEEVSATLSEMEKRVVMAESMLEATLQYQSGQTKAQPSPRSVQSEPSPVQSNQEPTQVLPMRTIGLLSRPFGLGWRDRNKEKQSNAEEPTDAKSISSDVQSQIAQQKDTNGHQV, from the exons ATGAAGGCCAGGGCAGCATCTGCTGCATCATCAACAGCAGTCCTCACTCCCCCTCTACTCACTTTCGAACACAAGAG GGATGCGTATGGTTTTGCCGTAAGACCACAGCATGTGCAAAGATACCGTGAATATGCTAATATATACAAG gaggaagaggaggaaagaTCAGATAGGTGGAAGAACTTTCTGGAACTGCATGTAGAGTCTGCACAGTTGCCTGTAAATGGGTTTTCTTCAAAGGAAGATGACAAGACATTACCTGCCAAAGCTACTGAACAGGAAGCAAACCTTACTTCAGAGAAAGCCCTGGCAGGAGATGATTTAAGCGGAAAGAAACCAATTTCTGATGGTTTGACTGAAAACATAAAAGATAAGGATGATTTGCCAGCAGCAACAGTGACAAAAACTCATAGAGTCCAACTATGGTCTGAGATTAGACCATCTCTTTGTGTCATCGAGGATATGATGAGTATTCGAGTGAAGAGGAGCAATGAAGCAAAAGATGAGCAAGATATTGGCATAGGAAAGCCTCTTCCTCCTGTTGTAGAGGTTATATCTGCAAAAGGAGTGTCAGAAGATGAGTCTGATGAGGAGTTTTATGATGTGGAGAGGTCAGATCCAATTCAAGATGTCTCTTCCAGTGACAATGTGACTGTCCCTTCGCCTACCGCTGCCACTGTTATGGCCCCCTCTGAGTCTTTATTTCCCTGGAAAGAAGAGTTGGAGTCTCTTGTTCGTGGGGGAGTGCCAATGGCTTTGAGGGGAGAG CTTTGGCAAGCATTTGTGGGTGCGGGGGCTCGTAGGGTGGAGAATTATTATCAAGATTTGCTAGGTGAAGAAAATTATTCTAGTGACCGCATGGAACAAAAAAGTTTGAAATCGCACAACAGCATTGAAGGGTCAAATACAGATTCTATGTCTGTACCTGAGAAATGGAAAGGGCAGATTGAGAAG GACTTGCCTCGAACTTTCCCAGGTCATCCTGCTTTGGATGAGGGCGGTAGAAATGCTTTGAGGCGTTTGCTTACAGCTTATGCTCGACATAACCCCTCTGTTGGGTACTGTCAG GCCATGAATTTCTTTGCAGGCTTGCTACTCCTTCTAATGCCTGAGGAAAATGCCTTTTG GACTTTGATGGGCATTCTTGATGACTACTTTGATGGCTATTATTCAGAGGAAATGATTGAGTCTCAG GTTGACCAACTTGTTTTCGAGGAGCTGGTGCGCGAGAGGTTTCCTAAATTgg TCAATCATCTGGATTACCTTGGAGTGCAGCTGGCATGGGTTACTGGACCCTGGTTTCTCTCTATTTTCATGAATATGCTTCCATGGGAAAGTG TTCTTCGAGTCTGGGATGTGCTGCTTTTCGAAGGAAATCGTGTGATGCTATTCAGAACTGCCCTTGCCTTGATGGAGTTATATG GTCCTGCACTGGTTACAACCAAGGATGCTGGGGATGCAGTTACTTTGCTGCAGTCATTGGCTGGCTCTACGTTTGATAGCAGTCAACTTGTTTTAACAGCTAGCATGGGTTATCACAATGTAAATGAAGTTAGATTACAAGAATTGAGGAATAATCATCGACCAGCCATAAGAGCTTTAATCGAGGAAAGGTCGAAAGGGCTTCGAGCTTTGAGGGATTCCCAGGGTCTGGCATCTAAGCTATATGGTTTCAAGCGTGATCCTGGAACAATAATAGACACCAATAAATCAGACCAGTTAGCTGATACCCATACAAATGGTGATATATCTCATGCTCATTCTGGCTGTGATAATGTGGATGGATTCGTTATGGGCATGGCAGACGATGTAGATATAGATTCTGTCCCAGATTTTCAAGAACAG GTGGTGTGGTTGAAGGTTGAATTGTGCAAGTTGCTTGAGGAAAAGCGATCTGCAGTTCTCAG agcTGAGGAATTGGAAACAGCTTTGATGGAAATGGTCAAGCAGGATAATCGGCGGCAACTGAGTGCCAAG GTTGAGCAATTGGAGCAAGAGGTTGCTGAGCTTCGTCAGGCCTTTGCCGATAAGCAGGAGCAAGAAAACGTCATGCTTCAG GTTTTGATGAGGGTAGAACAAGAACAAAAGGTAACGGAAGATGCTCGCAGATTTGCTGAGCAAGATGCTGCAGCACAGAGATATGCTGCTCAGGTGCTTCAG GAAAAATATGAAGAGGTGTCTGCTACACTATCTGAAATGGAAAAGAGGGTGGTAATGGCAGAGTCAATGTTGGAAGCTACCTTGCAGTACCAATCTGGACAAACTAAAGCACAGCCATCTCCACG ATCTGTACAGTCAGAGCCTTCACCAGTGCAGAGCAATCAAGAACCCACACAAGTTCTACCAATGAGGACGATCGGTTTGCTTTCTAGACCATTTGGACTTGGTTGGCGTGACCGGAACAAG GAAAAGCAAAGTAATGCCGAGGAGCCGACTGATGCCAAGTCTATTTCTAGTGACGTACAGAGTCAAATTGCCCAACAGAAAGACACTAATGGCCATCAAGTATAA
- the LOC131318723 gene encoding deaminated glutathione amidase, chloroplastic/cytosolic: MAFCFYSQVPTKQPSSRLLIRSTPNSNSLYPHPRSVKVLAVAARESTMANSVRVAAAQMTSINDLAANFATCSRLVKEASAAGAKLLCFPENFSYVGAKDGDSLKIAESLDGPIMKGYCSLARESSIWLSLGGFQEKGSDDAHLRNTHVLIDDAGNIRSTYSKMFLFDVDVPGGMVFKESSFTEAGKDIVAVDSPFGRLGVTVCYDLRFPELYQQLRFNHEAQVLLVPAAFTKVTGQAHWEILLRARAIETQCYVIAAAQAGKHNDKRESYGNTLIIDPWGTVVGRLPDRLSMGITVADIDFSLINSVRAKMPISKHRKPAEFWKSAGLC; encoded by the exons ATGGCATTTTGTTTCtactcccaagtcccaaccaAACAGCCCTCCTCTCGTCTTCTAATAAGGTCGACCCCAAACTCCAACAGTCTATATCCTCATCCCAGGTCCGTAAAGGTACTTGCCGTCGCCGCCCGCGAGTCTACCATGGCCAACTCAGTCCGAGTCGCCGCAGCTCAGATGACCTCCATCAACGACCTAGCCGCCAATTTTGCCACATGCTCTCGCCTTGTcaag GAAGCATCTGCTGCAGGGGCAAAGCTGCTGTGTTTTCCTGAGAATTTCTCCTATGTAGGTGCCAAGGATGGGGATAGTCTTAAGATTGCAGAATCCCTTGATGGACCTATTATGAAAGGTTACTGTTCTCTTGCCAG GGAGTCGAGCATTTGGTTGTCACTTGGAGGATTCCAAGAAAAAGGATCTGATGATGCGCACTTGCGTAACACCCATGTATTAATTGATGATGCCGGGAATATTAGGAGCACATATTCAAAAATGTTCTT GTTTGATGTGGATGTTCCTGGTGGTATGGTATTCAAGGAGAGCAGCTTTACAGAAGCAG GGAAGGACATTGTTGCGGTAGACAGCCCGTTTGGACGTTTGGGTGTGACTGTTTGCTATGATTTGAGATTCCCAGAGCTCTATCAACAGTTGAGGTTCAATCATGAAGCACAG GTATTGTTGGTACCAGCAGCTTTCACAAAAGTAACTGGTCAGGCACACTGGGAAATTCTTCTTCGTGCGCGTGCCATAGAAACTCAATGTTAT GTCATAGCTGCTGCACAAGCTGGAAAACATAATGACAAAAGAGAAAGCTATGGTAACACCTTGATAATTGATCCATGGGGGACTGTAGTTGGTCGGCTACCTG ATCGGTTATCAATGGGTATTACTGTGGCAGATATCGATTTTTCATTGATCAATTCAGTCAGAGCAAAGATGCCAATTTCCAAG